In a single window of the Anaerocolumna cellulosilytica genome:
- a CDS encoding secretion protein F yields the protein MQIIVLLTFLFIAVGAYQIVIGQLDLVTKKAVKAAHAYHKNNTSSNEMEAFIESLAVKVSKYIRLDTYKKKKMESELKSLQITSTPEVYQARNLVKTGFILMGVIPCLLIAPILAIGVVVGAVFVYLKCDTDLKEQLRKKREEIEYELPRFASTLKQELTSSRDVLSILDNYKKNAGESMKNELEKTVADMRSGNYEAALLRFESRVSLPALSDIVRGLIGVLRGDNNVNYFEMLSHDLDVLEVQRLENLAGKQPGKIKKYILALLICMMVMYITILAVYAAMSI from the coding sequence TTGCAGATTATAGTATTACTAACATTTTTGTTTATTGCTGTTGGAGCTTATCAGATAGTCATAGGACAGTTAGACTTGGTAACCAAGAAAGCAGTAAAGGCAGCTCATGCATATCATAAAAATAACACATCCAGCAACGAAATGGAGGCATTCATTGAATCCTTGGCTGTGAAAGTATCAAAATATATAAGGTTAGATACTTACAAAAAGAAGAAGATGGAATCCGAGTTAAAGAGCCTGCAAATTACATCCACCCCGGAAGTATATCAGGCAAGAAATCTGGTGAAAACGGGATTCATACTAATGGGTGTTATTCCTTGTCTTCTCATTGCACCAATACTGGCCATTGGTGTGGTTGTAGGAGCTGTCTTTGTATATTTAAAATGTGATACAGATTTAAAGGAGCAGTTACGGAAAAAAAGAGAAGAAATTGAATATGAGCTGCCACGTTTTGCCTCTACGTTAAAGCAAGAGCTTACATCCAGCAGAGATGTGTTAAGTATTCTTGACAATTATAAAAAAAATGCAGGAGAAAGCATGAAGAATGAGTTAGAAAAAACAGTGGCAGATATGCGCTCCGGTAATTACGAAGCAGCTCTGTTACGGTTTGAAAGCAGAGTTTCCTTGCCGGCGCTAAGTGATATTGTAAGAGGACTGATTGGTGTACTTCGTGGTGATAATAACGTCAATTATTTTGAAATGCTAAGCCATGATTTAGATGTATTAGAAGTACAACGATTAGAAAATCTTGCCGGGAAACAGCCGGGTAAGATTAAGAAATACATACTAGCACTGCTTATTTGTATGATGGTAATGTACATAACGATTCTTGCAGTATATGCCGCTATGTCCATATAG